A portion of the Erwinia sorbitola genome contains these proteins:
- a CDS encoding TetR/AcrR family transcriptional regulator: MNTEQDAGIRKGRGRPKTFDRESALDKALELFWRHGYEGTSLADLVEATGAKAPTLYAEFTNKEGMFRAAVDRYTEKFARQSEAALICPESCVASGVENYFRSTAACFTDGKKPGGCFFICTSSTLSADSTEVAEMLRNRHSNQEQHLLTFLQARQAAGELDANTSVSALAAYLCCLLQGMSVRAREGATRAELDTLIDTLMLQWPVLSRLGC, encoded by the coding sequence ATGAATACTGAGCAGGACGCAGGCATCCGTAAAGGCCGGGGACGGCCAAAAACCTTTGACCGGGAATCGGCGCTGGATAAAGCGTTGGAGTTATTCTGGCGACATGGCTATGAGGGAACTTCTCTGGCCGATCTGGTTGAAGCTACCGGAGCAAAAGCTCCGACGCTCTACGCGGAATTTACCAATAAAGAAGGGATGTTTCGCGCGGCTGTTGATCGCTATACAGAAAAGTTCGCCCGTCAGAGTGAGGCCGCACTGATATGCCCGGAAAGCTGCGTGGCCAGCGGTGTGGAAAACTATTTCCGCTCGACGGCAGCCTGCTTTACTGACGGCAAAAAACCTGGCGGCTGCTTCTTTATCTGTACTTCCAGCACCCTGTCAGCAGATTCTACAGAGGTGGCAGAGATGCTGCGCAACCGTCACAGCAATCAGGAACAACATTTACTGACGTTTTTGCAGGCGCGGCAGGCCGCAGGAGAGCTGGATGCAAACACCAGCGTCAGTGCGCTGGCAGCCTATCTTTGTTGCCTGTTGCAGGGTATGTCGGTTCGCGCACGTGAGGGCGCGACGCGTGCAGAACTGGACACACTGATTGATACGCTGATGCTACAGTGGCCGGTATTAAGCAGGCTGGGCTGCTGA
- a CDS encoding MetQ/NlpA family ABC transporter substrate-binding protein, with the protein MKKTLTLLAAATLGALSLSAWADTLTVGASNVPHAEILEQAKPILAKQGIDLEIKPFQDYILPNTALASRDIDANYFQHIPYLNSVLKDHAGDKTYDFVSAGAIHIEPIGIYSKKYKSLKDLPQNGKVIMRDAVAEEGRILSIFEKEGVIKLKPGVSKVDARISDIVENPKHLKFLANVEGALLPQMYNNDEGDAVVINANYAIDAGLDPVKGPIAVESGENNPYANIITVHRGDENKPDVKALVTVLHSKAIQDWIRTKYKGAVIPVNN; encoded by the coding sequence ATGAAAAAAACACTGACGCTGCTGGCTGCGGCAACCCTGGGTGCGCTGAGTCTGAGTGCATGGGCTGATACCCTGACCGTTGGCGCATCGAACGTGCCTCACGCAGAAATTCTTGAGCAGGCGAAACCAATTCTGGCAAAACAGGGCATCGACCTGGAAATCAAACCATTCCAGGATTACATTCTGCCGAACACTGCGCTGGCGAGCCGCGATATTGATGCCAACTACTTCCAGCACATTCCTTACCTTAACAGCGTGCTGAAAGATCACGCCGGAGATAAAACCTACGATTTCGTCAGCGCCGGTGCTATTCATATCGAGCCTATCGGTATTTATTCAAAAAAATATAAGTCGCTGAAAGATCTGCCGCAGAATGGCAAAGTGATCATGCGTGATGCGGTAGCTGAAGAGGGCCGTATTCTCTCTATCTTCGAGAAAGAAGGCGTGATTAAACTAAAGCCAGGCGTCAGCAAAGTTGATGCGCGTATCAGCGATATCGTGGAGAATCCGAAACACCTGAAATTCCTTGCCAATGTTGAAGGCGCACTGCTGCCGCAGATGTACAACAATGACGAAGGTGATGCTGTGGTGATCAACGCTAACTACGCGATCGATGCTGGTCTTGACCCGGTGAAAGGCCCGATTGCTGTGGAAAGTGGTGAGAATAACCCGTACGCGAATATCATTACCGTACATCGTGGTGATGAGAACAAACCGGATGTTAAAGCGCTGGTGACCGTACTGCATTCAAAAGCAATTCAGGACTGGATCCGTACTAAATATAAGGGTGCGGTGATCCCGGTAAACAACTGA
- a CDS encoding methionine ABC transporter permease — MFENLFPHLKLEQLWAATGETLYMTALSGVATFVLGIVLGLALFLTARGGLFQNRAIYSVISVLVNVFRSIPFIILIVLLIPFTKTLIGTILGADAALPALIVGAAPFYARLVEIGLREVDKGVIEASRSMGARLSTLIFRVLLPESSPALVSGITVTLIALVSYSAMAGVIGAGGLGNLAYLEGFQRNHGDVTLVATVMILVIVFIIQFLGDVLTTRLDKR, encoded by the coding sequence ATGTTTGAGAACCTGTTCCCGCATCTGAAACTGGAGCAACTCTGGGCCGCCACCGGTGAAACGCTGTATATGACCGCGCTTTCCGGCGTGGCGACATTTGTCCTCGGAATCGTCCTGGGGCTGGCGCTGTTCCTGACCGCCCGCGGCGGATTGTTCCAGAACCGCGCTATTTACTCGGTGATATCTGTCCTGGTAAACGTGTTCCGCTCGATTCCGTTCATCATTTTAATCGTCCTCCTGATCCCGTTTACCAAAACGCTGATCGGTACCATTCTTGGCGCTGATGCGGCCCTGCCTGCGTTGATCGTTGGTGCTGCACCATTCTATGCACGGCTGGTAGAGATTGGCCTGCGTGAAGTTGATAAAGGTGTGATTGAAGCCTCGCGATCAATGGGGGCGCGTCTCAGCACCCTGATTTTCCGTGTGCTGCTACCAGAGTCGTCTCCTGCCCTGGTGTCAGGGATCACGGTAACCCTGATTGCGCTGGTGAGTTATAGCGCAATGGCCGGAGTGATTGGCGCGGGTGGTCTGGGGAATCTGGCGTATCTGGAAGGTTTTCAACGTAACCACGGCGATGTCACGCTGGTGGCGACGGTAATGATTCTGGTGATTGTTTTTATCATCCAGTTTTTAGGTGATGTGCTTACGACACGGCTCGACAAACGTTAA
- a CDS encoding methionine ABC transporter ATP-binding protein, whose translation MIVLRNVSKIFNAKSGPVTAVDNVSLLVEQGQIYGIIGYSGAGKSTLIRLLNGLEKPTSGSVIISGQDIAQASGEALRQARLKISMVFQHFNLLWSRTVSENIAFSLQIAGAPKAVIQRRVQELIALVGLNGKENVYPAQLSGGQKQRVGIARALANSPDVLLCDEATSALDPQTTDAILDLLLDINRQLKLTIVLITHEMHVVRKICHHVAVMEEGKIVEEGEVLSVFTHPQQPITRMFVKQTSEYTSAETPFNPQLINADDGVVLKLTFVGKNTQQPIVGELTLKYALTFNILHGKMTQTANGTFGELWLQVPATPDQLSNILDDLHAHAISTEVVTHV comes from the coding sequence ATGATAGTTTTACGCAATGTTTCTAAAATATTTAACGCCAAATCAGGCCCGGTGACCGCCGTTGATAATGTCAGCCTGCTGGTAGAGCAGGGGCAGATTTACGGCATTATTGGCTATAGCGGGGCCGGTAAAAGTACCCTGATCCGTCTGCTGAACGGGCTGGAAAAACCAACCTCAGGCAGCGTGATTATCTCAGGACAGGACATTGCCCAGGCTAGCGGCGAAGCGCTGCGCCAGGCACGGCTGAAAATCAGTATGGTTTTCCAGCATTTCAATCTGCTGTGGTCGCGCACCGTCAGTGAAAATATTGCCTTCTCCCTGCAAATTGCCGGTGCGCCGAAAGCCGTGATTCAGCGCCGGGTGCAGGAGCTGATCGCGCTGGTCGGTCTGAACGGCAAAGAGAATGTTTATCCTGCGCAACTGAGCGGCGGACAGAAACAGCGTGTCGGGATTGCACGCGCCCTGGCGAACAGCCCGGATGTGCTGCTGTGTGACGAAGCAACGTCGGCGCTCGATCCACAAACCACCGATGCCATTCTCGATCTGCTGCTGGACATTAATCGCCAGCTTAAGCTCACCATCGTACTGATCACTCACGAAATGCATGTGGTACGCAAAATCTGTCACCACGTGGCGGTGATGGAAGAGGGTAAAATTGTTGAAGAAGGCGAGGTTCTGTCGGTATTCACCCATCCGCAGCAGCCGATCACCCGCATGTTTGTAAAGCAGACCTCGGAATACACCAGCGCGGAGACGCCGTTCAACCCGCAACTGATTAATGCTGACGATGGCGTGGTGCTGAAGCTGACGTTTGTCGGCAAAAATACCCAGCAGCCGATCGTTGGCGAGCTTACGCTCAAGTACGCGTTAACCTTCAATATCCTGCATGGAAAAATGACCCAGACAGCCAACGGCACCTTTGGTGAACTGTGGTTGCAGGTGCCTGCCACCCCCGATCAGCTGTCGAATATTCTCGACGATTTACACGCGCACGCGATTAGCACTGAGGTAGTTACCCATGTTTGA